A single genomic interval of Cellvibrio sp. PSBB023 harbors:
- a CDS encoding nucleoid-associated protein has translation MALTSIVAHRIYRHSPGGAFELQLRNDVLALNGKLEELAYELKTQFIRKGGKSYGRFSDELGEFPLPAWLRDCRDERLSFLSFSHKAMQQFQQALEKAESLLDAYIVFVEEKLEVGDTLSLYLVEHQSGLYLDGDLVLDDSLFLDTTGFNLAAKIQLNDWLSGDSTTYVTLMRARSDKDIAEAFTHFIAFTDKQDIKQETAEFLKVVDDFSNTLDETTAKITRTKVVDYCLEQNKAGKAVTIADLSSTLAEEVKSYEPERFVRYVESTKPDIKPEFIPHAGQIRSYVRISGRNDSLSMSFASDCLGREIEYDPEQDTLTIRNLPPALKARLIKHLKESH, from the coding sequence ATGGCCCTAACCTCGATTGTTGCTCACCGTATTTATCGCCACAGCCCCGGTGGCGCATTTGAGTTGCAACTGCGCAATGACGTGCTTGCTCTAAACGGCAAACTGGAAGAACTCGCCTATGAATTAAAAACCCAGTTCATCCGCAAGGGCGGTAAAAGTTATGGCCGTTTTTCCGATGAACTGGGCGAATTCCCTCTGCCTGCCTGGCTACGCGACTGTCGCGATGAACGTCTGAGCTTCCTCAGTTTCAGCCACAAGGCCATGCAACAGTTCCAACAGGCGCTGGAAAAAGCAGAATCATTACTGGATGCCTACATCGTTTTTGTAGAGGAAAAGCTGGAGGTAGGAGACACCCTGAGCCTGTATCTGGTGGAGCATCAAAGTGGCTTATATCTGGATGGCGATCTGGTACTGGACGACTCCCTGTTTCTGGATACCACCGGCTTTAATCTCGCCGCCAAAATACAGCTCAATGACTGGCTCAGCGGTGATTCAACGACCTATGTGACCCTGATGCGCGCGCGCAGCGATAAAGATATTGCCGAGGCATTTACTCACTTTATCGCCTTTACCGACAAACAGGATATCAAACAGGAAACTGCCGAATTTTTAAAAGTGGTCGATGATTTCAGCAACACCCTGGATGAGACAACCGCCAAAATCACACGTACCAAAGTAGTCGATTACTGCCTGGAGCAGAACAAAGCGGGCAAGGCAGTGACCATCGCTGACTTATCAAGCACGCTTGCCGAAGAAGTGAAGAGCTATGAACCGGAGCGATTTGTACGCTATGTAGAAAGTACTAAGCCTGACATAAAACCAGAGTTTATCCCCCATGCGGGACAAATTCGCAGCTATGTGCGCATTAGTGGTCGCAACGACTCCCTCAGTATGAGTTTTGCATCGGATTGTCTAGGGCGTGAAATTGAATATGATCCAGAGCAGGACACACTCACTATCCGCAACCTGCCTCCCGCCCTTAAAGCACGCTTGATTAAACATTTGAAAGAATCGCATTAA
- a CDS encoding bifunctional acetate--CoA ligase family protein/GNAT family N-acetyltransferase, with product MSVKTIEQLLKPHSIAVIGASNQPNRPGNAVMRNLLQEQFDGPIMPVTPHYKSVNGVLAYRSIDELPIVPDLAIICTRATRVPAIILQLGRKGTRTAIVIAAGLDNLFTAQGTNLQEQMLAIAKEWGVRILGPDSLGILVPALGLNASYAHINAAPGKIAVVSQSSAVCVTLLDWARRRRIGFSQFISLGEGVDIDFDEILDYLGRDAQTSAILLYIDAIYDGRAFMSAARAASFNKPILVIKAGSYTETSLLTSRLPVEKIGNDAVYDAAFRRAGMLRVEDLRELLAAVETLANGKPIYSEQLVIIANGNGPSAMATDALLQRGGRLAVLDEKLVEQIQPLIHSGGRATNPINLLGDASPETYQKVLQVILQSNSVDNLLIMQAPSALTPGEVYADAIINTYKHYTGRKPNIFSNWMGEDAAQNARLRFADAGIASFRTPEGAVGAFMHMVQYRRNQKLLSETPDSISDKVPYQPQQAQHIVAQVLAEERELLKRDEALQFLADYGINTAPYSVVDKTAAESIQGAHPLRIEVQLDPVFGPVILLGEAASHWSIRSNAVVALPPLNMALARYMVIQALAEGKIREREGYVPLHMPSLCLLLTQISQIVIDHPALRRLLINPALVAGETILVVDAEIHISAEKNPYPLAIRPYPKELEEVFLLRNERSVLLRPIRPEDELNLQAFDNSQSKEDRYKRYFAELPQFSHEQMARLTQIDYEREMAFVAVANNAQGDEEILGVVRAQRDPDNTFAEFAMAIRSDLKGIGLGSRMLQKMINYSRAQGTQQLIGCTMLENAGMANLARKLGFMVKYNRDEGLIDMTLTL from the coding sequence ATGAGTGTAAAAACGATCGAGCAACTGCTTAAGCCCCATTCGATTGCGGTGATTGGTGCATCTAATCAACCCAACCGGCCGGGCAATGCTGTGATGCGCAATTTATTGCAGGAGCAGTTTGATGGCCCGATTATGCCAGTGACGCCGCACTATAAATCCGTTAATGGTGTATTGGCCTATCGCTCGATCGATGAATTACCCATAGTGCCCGATCTGGCGATTATTTGTACCCGCGCGACACGGGTGCCTGCCATTATTTTGCAGTTGGGGCGCAAAGGTACGCGCACGGCTATTGTGATTGCTGCGGGGTTGGATAATTTATTTACCGCGCAAGGCACTAACTTGCAGGAACAAATGTTGGCGATCGCCAAAGAGTGGGGCGTGCGAATTCTCGGCCCGGATTCACTGGGTATTCTGGTTCCTGCCTTGGGGTTAAATGCAAGTTACGCTCACATTAATGCGGCTCCGGGAAAAATTGCGGTGGTGTCACAATCATCGGCCGTGTGCGTTACCTTATTGGATTGGGCGCGCCGCCGCCGCATTGGTTTTTCACAATTTATTTCCTTGGGTGAGGGAGTTGATATTGATTTTGATGAGATATTGGATTATCTCGGGCGCGATGCACAAACCTCGGCAATTTTATTGTATATCGATGCGATTTATGATGGCCGCGCATTTATGTCAGCGGCGCGGGCCGCCTCTTTTAATAAACCGATATTGGTAATCAAGGCTGGTAGTTATACCGAAACCAGTCTATTAACCTCGCGTTTGCCCGTGGAAAAAATTGGCAATGATGCCGTGTATGATGCGGCATTTCGTCGCGCAGGTATGCTGCGCGTAGAGGACCTGCGCGAATTATTAGCCGCGGTGGAAACGCTGGCTAATGGCAAACCTATTTACAGTGAGCAATTGGTTATTATCGCTAACGGCAATGGCCCAAGTGCGATGGCAACTGATGCCTTGTTGCAGCGCGGTGGTCGCTTGGCTGTATTGGATGAAAAATTGGTCGAGCAAATTCAGCCCTTGATTCATTCGGGTGGCCGAGCAACAAATCCCATTAATTTATTGGGCGACGCCTCGCCAGAAACCTATCAAAAAGTGTTGCAGGTGATTTTGCAAAGCAATAGCGTGGATAATTTATTAATCATGCAAGCACCTTCCGCATTGACGCCCGGTGAGGTTTACGCCGATGCCATTATCAATACCTATAAACATTACACCGGCCGCAAACCCAATATTTTTTCCAACTGGATGGGTGAGGATGCGGCGCAAAATGCACGATTACGTTTTGCCGATGCGGGTATTGCATCTTTCCGTACTCCTGAAGGTGCTGTCGGTGCTTTTATGCACATGGTTCAGTACCGGCGCAACCAAAAATTATTATCAGAAACACCGGATTCCATTAGCGATAAGGTGCCTTATCAACCGCAGCAAGCGCAGCACATTGTGGCCCAGGTATTAGCGGAGGAGCGCGAGTTGTTGAAGCGTGATGAGGCGCTGCAATTCCTGGCGGATTACGGTATTAATACCGCCCCTTATTCTGTAGTAGATAAGACGGCAGCTGAATCGATACAAGGTGCGCACCCGCTGCGTATTGAAGTGCAACTTGATCCAGTATTCGGCCCGGTTATTTTATTGGGTGAGGCGGCCAGCCATTGGAGTATTCGCAGTAACGCTGTTGTTGCACTGCCGCCACTGAATATGGCACTGGCCCGTTACATGGTTATTCAGGCCTTGGCCGAGGGGAAAATTCGCGAGCGTGAAGGTTATGTGCCCTTGCATATGCCATCGCTCTGTTTATTGCTGACGCAAATCAGCCAAATAGTCATCGATCATCCTGCATTGCGCCGGTTATTAATTAATCCGGCCTTGGTTGCGGGCGAAACTATTTTGGTTGTAGATGCTGAGATTCATATCAGCGCAGAGAAAAATCCCTATCCGCTGGCGATCCGCCCCTATCCCAAGGAATTGGAAGAAGTGTTTTTGCTGCGTAATGAGCGCAGCGTGTTATTACGCCCCATTCGCCCTGAGGATGAATTAAATTTACAAGCCTTTGATAATTCGCAGAGTAAAGAGGATAGATACAAACGTTATTTTGCCGAGCTGCCGCAGTTTTCTCATGAGCAAATGGCACGATTAACGCAAATTGATTACGAGCGTGAGATGGCATTTGTCGCTGTTGCTAATAATGCGCAGGGGGATGAGGAAATTTTAGGTGTAGTGCGCGCGCAGCGTGATCCGGACAATACCTTTGCGGAGTTTGCGATGGCTATTCGCAGTGATTTGAAAGGTATAGGTTTGGGGTCGCGGATGTTGCAAAAAATGATTAATTACTCACGAGCGCAAGGCACGCAGCAATTAATCGGGTGCACTATGCTGGAAAATGCAGGCATGGCAAATTTGGCGCGCAAGCTGGGTTTTATGGTGAAGTACAATCGTGATGAAGGGCTGATTGATATGACGCTAACATTGTAA
- a CDS encoding PilT/PilU family type 4a pilus ATPase: MATPIDQYLNILAKKDGSDLYLSTGAPPCAKFQGVLKPLTNEPFKPGDIERIANAIMDDEQRAIFAHELEMNLAISIHGVGRFRINIFKQRNEVAIVARNIKTDIPQFDDLGLPEILKEVIMTKRGLVLFVGGTGSGKSTSLAALIDHRNSSSGGHIITIEDPVEFVHKHKRSVINQREVGVDTRSYKAALKNTLRQAPDVILIGEIRDRETMEHALEFAETGHLAISTLHANNANQALERIVNLFPEERRPQLLMGLSQNLRAFVSQRLVPTVDGKRCAAVEVLLGTKTIQELIFKNRFTEIKEIMEKSENLGMQTFDGAMFKLYMAGRISFDDAIANADSPNNLRLRIKLATDGVAPAKAETAAVKPSATAGSFGELSLQKIDEDDENQ; the protein is encoded by the coding sequence ATGGCAACACCCATTGATCAATACTTGAATATTCTTGCGAAAAAAGACGGTTCAGATCTGTACCTCAGCACCGGTGCACCTCCCTGCGCCAAGTTTCAAGGTGTGTTAAAACCGCTTACCAATGAACCCTTTAAGCCGGGCGATATAGAACGTATTGCCAATGCCATCATGGATGATGAACAGCGCGCTATTTTTGCGCACGAATTAGAAATGAATTTGGCGATCTCCATTCATGGTGTCGGGCGCTTTCGTATTAATATTTTCAAGCAGCGCAATGAAGTGGCAATTGTGGCGCGTAACATTAAAACCGATATTCCGCAATTTGATGACCTCGGCCTGCCTGAAATTTTAAAAGAAGTCATTATGACCAAACGCGGCTTGGTGTTGTTTGTCGGCGGCACTGGCTCAGGGAAATCAACATCGTTGGCAGCCTTGATAGATCATCGCAATTCCTCCAGTGGCGGTCACATTATTACCATAGAGGACCCGGTTGAGTTTGTGCATAAACACAAGCGCAGTGTCATTAATCAGCGCGAAGTGGGTGTGGATACGCGCAGTTATAAAGCAGCTCTCAAAAATACCCTGCGCCAAGCGCCCGATGTCATTTTGATTGGTGAGATTCGCGATCGTGAAACCATGGAGCATGCCCTTGAGTTTGCTGAGACAGGGCATTTGGCAATTTCCACTTTGCATGCAAACAATGCCAATCAGGCGCTTGAGCGGATTGTTAACCTGTTTCCGGAGGAGCGCCGGCCACAATTATTAATGGGGCTCTCACAAAATTTACGTGCGTTTGTGTCCCAGCGGCTGGTGCCTACGGTCGATGGAAAGCGCTGCGCTGCTGTTGAAGTATTGCTCGGTACCAAAACTATTCAGGAGTTGATTTTTAAAAATCGCTTTACTGAAATTAAAGAGATTATGGAGAAATCGGAAAATCTCGGGATGCAAACTTTTGATGGCGCCATGTTTAAATTGTACATGGCCGGTAGAATCAGTTTTGACGATGCTATTGCCAATGCCGATTCACCCAACAACTTGCGTTTGCGTATCAAACTGGCAACGGATGGTGTCGCACCTGCAAAAGCAGAAACAGCAGCGGTGAAGCCCAGTGCAACAGCGGGTAGTTTTGGTGAATTGAGCTTGCAAAAAATTGATGAAGACGACGAAAACCAATGA
- a CDS encoding RidA family protein codes for MPIQRLNPTPRWSDATIFNGIAHFVEVPNNTQCPMDEQIAQILAQAEATLAAIGSDKSRLLSATIYLTDKNNVATLNRAWETWLPGGCAPSRACILVELLDPAMLVEIVFVAAVSPEVN; via the coding sequence ATGCCGATCCAACGTTTAAACCCAACACCACGCTGGTCAGATGCCACGATTTTTAATGGCATCGCACATTTTGTGGAGGTGCCAAATAATACCCAATGTCCAATGGATGAGCAGATTGCGCAAATTCTGGCGCAAGCAGAGGCGACACTAGCCGCAATAGGCAGCGATAAATCCCGGCTTCTTTCCGCCACTATTTACCTGACCGATAAGAATAATGTTGCGACGCTCAATCGCGCTTGGGAAACCTGGTTGCCAGGAGGTTGCGCCCCGTCGCGTGCGTGTATCCTTGTGGAATTGTTAGATCCGGCAATGTTGGTGGAAATTGTATTTGTCGCTGCCGTGTCACCTGAGGTGAATTAA
- a CDS encoding histone deacetylase family protein has product MIATLISHPSCHLHQMPTNHPECPARLDAINNQLMANGIDGLLYYRDAVAATDEQLLRVHTQEHLQKIAAAIPGHSIHAFADDVYLSPDTYTAARHAAGAAVMGVDMIMDGKTDAVFCNVRPPGHHAERARAMGFCIINNVAVAAAHALAHHGLQRVAIIDFDVHHGNGTQDIFMNDPRVLFCSSFQYPFYPHTNIDDVPAHIINTPLAATCRSQGFRDAISTQWLPALAQFKPQMIFISAGFDAYIDDDMSSISLVEQDYGWITQQLRTLMDESKSTPLDEQCRGIVSTLEGGYDLLGLGRCVVAHIKALAKLQP; this is encoded by the coding sequence ATGATCGCTACGCTGATTAGTCACCCCAGTTGTCACTTACACCAAATGCCAACCAATCATCCTGAGTGCCCTGCGCGCTTGGATGCTATCAACAATCAACTCATGGCCAACGGTATTGATGGTTTGTTGTATTACCGCGATGCAGTTGCAGCAACTGACGAGCAGCTATTACGTGTTCACACACAAGAGCATTTACAAAAAATAGCGGCGGCAATTCCTGGGCATAGTATTCATGCTTTTGCCGATGATGTGTATTTATCGCCCGATACCTATACTGCCGCACGTCATGCAGCAGGTGCTGCGGTTATGGGTGTGGATATGATCATGGATGGAAAAACAGATGCAGTCTTTTGTAATGTACGCCCACCGGGTCACCATGCAGAACGCGCGCGCGCGATGGGTTTTTGTATTATTAATAATGTAGCCGTCGCTGCAGCCCATGCATTAGCACACCATGGACTGCAACGGGTAGCTATTATTGATTTTGATGTGCACCATGGAAATGGTACGCAAGACATTTTCATGAATGACCCGCGCGTTTTATTTTGCTCCAGTTTCCAATACCCGTTTTATCCACACACCAATATTGATGATGTGCCTGCCCACATTATTAATACCCCCCTGGCTGCAACATGCCGCAGCCAGGGGTTTCGCGATGCGATCAGCACACAATGGCTACCCGCGTTAGCGCAATTTAAACCACAGATGATATTTATTTCAGCCGGTTTTGATGCTTATATTGATGATGATATGTCATCCATCAGTTTGGTAGAGCAGGATTACGGCTGGATAACCCAGCAACTGCGCACACTCATGGACGAGAGTAAAAGTACGCCGCTGGATGAGCAATGTCGCGGTATAGTATCGACACTGGAAGGTGGATATGACCTATTGGGATTGGGGCGCTGTGTTGTTGCACACATTAAAGCGCTGGCAAAATTACAACCCTGA